One window of Toxotes jaculatrix isolate fToxJac2 chromosome 19, fToxJac2.pri, whole genome shotgun sequence genomic DNA carries:
- the LOC121199367 gene encoding kinesin-like protein KIF13B isoform X3, with product MNSGSPCLWESDRETTAHFFTRSSGTMDDNSFNDSNVKVAVRVRPMNRREKNLKTKCVVEMEGNQTVLHPAITNLNKGDPRNQPKVFAYDYCFWSMDESQKDKFAGQDVVFQCLGESLLDNAFMGYNACIFAYGQTGSGKSYTMMGSAEQPGLIPRLCSSLFSRTVQEAREGESFTVEVSYMEIYNEKVRDLLDPKGSRQALRVREHKVLGPYVDGLSRLAVASYKDIESLMSEGNKSRTVAATNMNEESSRSHAVFNIILTHTLMDLQSGTSGEKVSKLSLVDLAGSERAAKTGAAGERLKEGSNINKSLSTLGLVISALADQGAGTNKSKFVPYRDSVLTWLLKDSLGGNSRTAMVATISPAADNYDETLSTLRYADRAKNIINHAVVNEDPNARIIRELRDEVEKLKEQLTEAESMKAPELKERLEESEKLIQEMTVTWEEKLRKTEAVAQERQRQLESLGISLQSSGIRVVDDRCFLVNLNADPALNELLVYYLKEHTRVGSANSQDIQLCGMAIQTEHSVIDITENNCVVLTPHRNARTCVNGATVTSPTQLHHGDRILWGNNHYFRISLPRHMAHAGGEDEEGGSAMKTCLSTDRLGELDAFSDVSSERSFSYESAQAEVMIKGMGSNDPLQSVLQTLERQHEEEKRCALERQRQMYEQELQQLRQRLTPEKSSHLLDASGLPVSAAAAASPASHKRMRRWSEDREAMMTRGLRRLREQIVRANLQAREASFIAEELNKRTEYLVTLQIPAANLDANRKRDVVLSEPAIQVRRKGKGKQIWALEKMENRLVDMRELYQEWKDFDEDNPAMRSYFKRANPFFDEQENHSLIGVANVFLACLFYDVKLQYAVPIINQKGEVAGRLHVEVWRGTEGSGDEGPGESDPQSSNTDRDPQERKLDCVVKVLQATGLPQHLSNFVFCQYHFWGQEEPVFIVPEVVPSSSSSATRDPQCTVVFDHAKELSVPVSDDFVEFLAEGALAIGVYGHKQSNHRRNLALWDLGVIQAKTRSLRERWSEVTRRLELWVQLMELNEAGEFRAVEVLPARDIRTGGIFQLRQGQSHRVQVEVRSVPDSGTMPLITASILSVSIGDVKVRQTRLSRGSESQWGGDEEMDSYHEIDLERMREQWLVTLTQRQEYLDQQLQKIVSKPDKSEDDVERESQLLELRLTLTEERNAVLVPSAGSGIPGAPAERVPVPGMETHIPVLFLDLSADDFQSSLSAPLAGGLDALLSGEDEDDFFDLHIVKHYDPEVKAEASWDSTVHACPQLSRVASADQRVYLTVRTVVQLSHPAHMQLVLRKRICVSVIGKQGFAQSLLKRMSQRSTIPGCGVTFEIVSNIPGDIHGPEDREMLARLAASAEGDQSADSEAAIEKYLRSVLAVENILTLDRLRQEVAVREQLAVRGKPPKRCLSSPNINQLSASSLDLCSSSHQPSHFYSWKSHQDLSVVPPPPRRTLPSSLSQNLSPETAHSGFAASYLPPVKAVPKLLKSLLPGGKEDSRDQTAVHQQNVPRIMVQSASVEDGMSKHQQPVPIEEIIPADIQTEIPRSMPLPPPIILETEVSTPSPVSEASSGYMSTSLSTVTLSEVYTLSWDLPQSAGFEMVPDEEEEDIKMAQFDTDPQSLLADQSEPQESSLRVVNGEAAAERTDVPLSEPDDTPSDSNLSQQEPSQSPSVRLKDQGELDPAVESGLSGETRQKRDSTADQIGLESSEPVRDSVVVQDGETKQAQLLQTDHSKSETAVTGELELPAPGQTQAETSLLDETQASAQKVQTQVETTLPQPQQPKQDRAQDPAPNLISTLSGDSAPAPGSPGDSAPAPEPPEDSALQASSEEQSAPEASDPNSSSILISSSATHEVQQEPSADESVKAPTPLSNIQPSKPAASAANPFKIQKVKSSELKSFHGILGEEDTGHVDRASSLGAALNLSVPMESLEIISDSEEGDASAATVLPKWLKEGEFVTVGTNKSGTVRYVGPTDFAEGTWVGVELEVPAGKNDGSVGGKHYFHCNPGYGVLVKPDRVTRGGAKRRRQQQQQKSRSANLSGSSPNLAALTALAKGEAGAASGSRSSRGENRKSWNT from the exons AAAAGAacctaaaaacaaaatgtgtggtggagatggaggggaaCCAGACAGTTCTGCATCCAGCCATCACCAACTTGAACAAAGGGGATCCCCG gaATCAGCCAAAG GTTTTTGCCTATGATTACTGTTTCTGGTCCATGGATGAATCTCAGAAAGACAAGTTTGCAG GTCAGGATGTAGTATTCCAGTGCCTTGGGGAGAGTCTGCTGGACAACGCCTTCATGGGCTACAACGCCTGCATCTTTGCTTATGGACAGACAG GCTCTGGGAAGTCGTACACCATGATGGGCTCCGCGGAGCAGCCTGGTCTGATCCCTCGGCTCTGCAGCTCTTTGTTCAGCAGGACGGTGCAGGAGGCTCGTGAGGGAGAAAGCTTCACTGTGGAGGTCTCCTACATGGAGATTTACAACGAGAAGGTCAGAGACCTGCTCGACCCCAAAGG aagTCGACAGGCTCTGAGAGTGAGAGAACACAAAGTTTTGGGGCCTTATGTTGACGGCCTGTCCCGCCTGGCTGTGGCCAGCTACAAG GACATTGAATCTCTGATGTCAGAGGGAAATAAATCTCGCACAGTGGCGGCCACAAACATGAACGAAGAGAGCAGCAGATCACATGCTGTGTTCAAcatcatcctcacacacacactcatggacCTACAGTCTGGG ACAAGTGGAGAGAAAGTGAGCAAGCTGAGTCTGGTGGACCTGGCAGGCAGTGAGCGGGCAGCCAAGACTGGAGCAGCAGGGGAACGATTGAAAGAAGGCAGCAACATCAATAA GTCTCTCAGCACTCTGGGTTTGGTTATCTCGGCCTTGGCTGACCAGGGAGCAGGGACGAACAAGAGCAAGTTTGTTCCATACAGAGACTCTGTGCTCACCTGGCTGCTGAAG GACAGCCTGGGAGGGAACAGCCGCACAGCTATGGTCGCCACCATCAGCCCAGCAGCGGACAATTACGACGAGACGCTCTCTACCCTGCGTTACGCCGACAGGGCAAAGAACATCATCAACCACGCCGTGGTCAACGAAGACCCCAACGCCAGGATCATCCGAGAGCTGCGAGACGAAGTGGAGAAGCTGAAGGAGCAGCTCACAGAGGCTGAG TCTATGAAGGCTCCAGAGCTGAAGGAACGGCTGGAGGAATCTGAGAAACTGATCCAAGAAATGACAGTGACCTGGGAGGAGAAACTCAGGAAGACTGAGGCCGTCGCACAG GAGCGTCAGAGGCAGCTGGAGAGCCTGGGAATTTCTCTGCAGTCTTCTGGAATCAGGGTGGTGGATGACAGGTGTTTCCTCGTCAACCTTAACGCTGACCCTGCTCTCAACGAGCTGCTGGTCTACTACCTGAAG GAGCACACGCGCGTGGGCTCAGCCAATTCACAGGACATCCAGTTGTGCGGGATGGCCATCCAGACTGAGCACAGCGTCATCGACATCACCGAAAACAACTGTGTGGTGCTCACTCCTCACCGCAACGCTCG AACATGTGTGAATGGGGCTACAGTTACTAGTCCAACCCAGCTTCATCATGGTGACAGAATTCTGTGGGGTAACAACCACTACTTCAG AATCAGCTTGCCCAGGCATATGGCCCACGCAGggggtgaggatgaggagggcgGCTCTGCGATGAAGACATGTTTGAGCACCGACCGGCTGGGTGAACTCGATGCGTTCAGCGACGTGTCGAGCGAGCGGAGCTTCAGTTACGAGTCGGCCCAGGCCGAGGTCATGATAAAAGGCATGGGCAGCAATG acccCTTACAGTCGGTGTTACAGACCCTGGAGAGGCAGCACGAGGAGGAGAAGCGATGTGCCCTGGAGCGGCAGAGGCAGATGTACgaacaggagctgcagcagctccgtCAGAGACTCACCCCTGAGAAATCCTCCCACCTCCTCGACGCGTCAGGTCTTCCGGtcagtgcagctgctgcagcgtCACCTGCATCCCACAAACGTATGCGGCGGTGGAGtgaggacag GGAGGCGATGATGACTCGCGGCCTGCGGCGCCTGAGGGAGCAGATAGTTCGGGCCAACCTGCAGGCTCGGGAGGCCAGCTTCATCGCAGAAGAGCTGAACAAGAGAACAGAGTACCTGGTCACTCTTCAGATACCTGCCGCTAACCTGGACGCCAACAGAAAG cGTGACGTGGTGCTGAGCGAGCCGGCCATCCAGGTCCGTCGTAAAGGTAAAGGGAAGCAGATCTGGGCTCTGGAGAAGATGGAGAACAGGCTGGTGGACATGAGGGAACTCTACCAGGAGTGGAAGGACTTCGATGAAGACAACCCT GCGATGCGGTCCTATTTCAAACGTGCCAACCCGTTCTTTGACGAGCAGGAGAACCACAGTCTGATCGGTGTGGCCAACGTTTTCCTGGCCTGCCTGTTCTACGACGTCAAGCTGCAGTATGCAGTGCCCATCATCAACCAGAAAGGAGAG GTGGCGGGTCGGCTGCACGTGGAGGTGTGGCGGGGTACAGAGGGCTCTGGGGACGAGGGTCCAGGCGAGTCTGACCCTCAGTCGAGCAACACTGACAGAGATCCACAGGAGCGTAAACTGGACTGTGTG gtgaaAGTCCTCCAGGCCACTGGTCTTCCTCAGCACCTGTCCAACTTTGTCTTCTGCCAGTACCACTTCTGGGGGCAGGAGGAACCTGTGTTCATCGTTCCagaggtggtgccgtccagcTCATCATCTGCCACTCGAGACCCTCAGTGCACTGTGGTCTTCGACCATGCCAAG GAGCTGTCTGTGCCGGTGTCAGATGACTTTGTGGAGTTTTTGGCAGAGGGGGCTCTGGCCATTGGAGTGTACGGTCACAAACAGTCCAACCACCGCAGAAACCTGGCGCTGTGGGACCTGGGAGTAATTCAAGCCAAGACCAGATCCCTCAGAGAGAG GTGGAGTGAGGTGACTCGTCGACTGGAGTTGTGGGTGCAGCTGATGGAGCTGAATGAGGCCGGAGAGTTCAGAGCAGTGGAGGTTCTTCCTGCCAGAGACATACGCACTGGAGGAATCTTCCAGCTTAGACAG GGTCAGTCCCATCGGGTCCAGGTGGAGGTGCGGTCAGTGCCTGACTCGGGCACCATGCCTCTCATCACTGCCTCCATCCTCTCTGTGTCCATCGGAGACGTCAAGGTCCGCCAGACGCGTCTCTCCCGAGGCAGCGAATCACAATGg GGTGGAGATGAAGAGATGGACAGCTATCAC gaGATAGACCTGGAGAGGATGAGGGAACAGTGGCTGGTCACACTCACTCAGAGGCAGGAGTATCTGGACCAGCAGCTACAGAAGATAGTTTCCAAACCAG atAAGTCAGAGGACGATGTTGAAAGGGAGTCCCAGCTGCTGGAGCTTCGTCTGACTCTCACAGAGGAACGAAACGCTGTCCTGGTGCCATCAGCTGGCAGCGGGATCCCCGGGGCACCAGCAGAAAG GGTTCCTGTCCCTggaatggaaacacacattccTGTCCTGTTCCTGGATCTCAGTG CTGACGATTTCCAGTCCAGTCTTTCGGCCCCGTTGGCCGGGGGCCTGGACGCGTTGCTCAGtggggaggatgaggatgacTTCTTTGACCTTCATATTGTTAAACATTATGATCCAGAG GTGAAAGCGGAGGCTTCCTGGGACTCGACAGTCCACGCGTGCCCCCAGCTGAGTCGCGTGGCGTCGGCTGACCAGAGGGTGTATTTGACAGTCCGCACGGTGGTTCAGCTGAGCCACCCGGCCCACATGCAGCTGGTCCTCAGGAAACGCATCTGCGTCAGTGTCATCGGGAAACAG GGTTTTGCCCAGAGTCTGCTGAAGAGGATGTCTCAGCGCAGCACCATCCCAGGCTGTGGAGTCACGTTCGAAATCGTCTCTAACATCCCAGGG GACATCCATGGTCCAGAGGACAGGGAGATGTTGGCCAGGCTAGCTGCCAGCGCTGAGGGCGACCAGTCAGCTGACAGTGAGGCGGCCATAGAGAAATACCTCCGTAGCGTCCTGGCTGTGGAGAACATCCTCACGCTGGACCGTCTCAGACAG gaggtgGCTGTGAGGGAACAGCTGGCAGTCAGAGGGAAACCTCCCAAACGCTGCCTGAGCTCTCCAAACATCAACCAG CTGTCAGCCAGCAGTCTGgatctctgctcctcctcccatcAGCCCAGTCACTTCTAT AGCTGGAAGAGCCACCAGGACCTTTCTGTGGTTCCTCCTCCACCCAGACGCACATTGCCCAGTTCCCTGTCCCAGAACCTGAGCCCAGAAACAG CGCATTCAGGCTTTGCTGCGTCTTATCTCCCTCCAGTGAAGGCCGTGCCCAAGCTGCTGAAGTCACTGCTTCCTGGTGGGAAGGAAGATAGTAGAGACCAGACAGCTGTCCATCAGCAG AACGTGCCGCGCATCATGGTGCAGTCGGCCAGTGTTGAAGACGGCATGAGCAAACACCAGCAGCCA GTTCCCATagaggaaatcattcctgccgaCATCCAAACAGAGATCCCCAGATCCATGCCCCTCCCACCGCCAATCATCCTGGAAACGGAAGTATCCACCCCCAGCCCTGTGAGCGAAGCTTCCAGTGGTTACATGTCGACCAGCTTGTCTACAGTAACGCTGTCAGAGGTCTACACGTTGAGCTGGGACCTGCCTCAGTCAGCCGGCTTTGAAATGGTGccagatgaagaggaggaggacattaAAATGGCACAATTTGACACTGATCCTCAGTCTTTACTTgcggaccaatcagagcctcagGAGTCATCATTGCGGGTTGTAAACGGCGAGGCGGCCGCAGAGAGGACTGACGTACCACTGTCTGAACCAGATGATACTCCATCAGATTCTAATCTGAGTCAACAGGAACCAAGTCAGTCTCCTTCAGTCCGGTTGAAGGATCAAGGAGAACTTGATCCAGCTGTAGAGTCAGGCTTATCAGGTGAGACCAGACAAAAACGAGACTCAACAGCTGACCAGATTGGATTAGAGAGTTCTGAGCCAGTCAGAGACTCAGTGGTAGTACAGGACGGGGAAACCAAACAGGCACAATTATTGCAAACAGACCACTCAAAATCAGAGACCGCCGTGACAGGAGAACTCGAGCTACCTGCCCCAGGCCAGACACAAGCTGAAACGTCACTCCTTGATGAAACACAAGCGTCTGCACAGAAAGTTCAAACTCAAGTGGAAACGACACTCCCACAGCCTCAGCAGCCCAAACAAGACAGGGCCCAAGATCCAGCTCCAAACCTGATCTCAACTTTGTCTGGAGACTCAGCTCCTGCTCCAGGATCACCTGGAGACTCAGCTCCTGCTCCAGAACCTCCTGAAGACTCAGCTCTTCAAGCTTCATCAGAGGAACAATCAGCTCCCGAGGCCTCAGACCCAaacagctcctccatcctgatCTCATCCTCAGCGACACATGAGGTCCAACAGGAACCATCTGCCGATGAATCTGTGAAAGCTCCCACTCCTCTGTCCAACATTCAGCCTTCCAAAcccgctgcctcagcagccAACCCCTTCAAGATTCAGAAGGTAAAGTCTTCAGAACTCAAGTCCTTTCATGGTATACTGGGTGAGGAGGACACCGGGCACGTGGACCGGGCCAGCAGCCTTGGAGCAGCTCTCAACCTCTCTGTGCCGATGGAAAGTCTGGAAATTATCTCGGACTCTGAGGAGGGAGATGCATCTGCTGCTACTGTTCTTCCTAAGTGGTTGAAAGAAGGGGAGTTTGTGACCGTGGGGACCAATAAGAGTGGTACTGTGCGATATGTGGGACCCACAGATTTTGCAGAGGGTACCTGGGTGGGAGTGGAACTGGAGGTACCAGCAG GAAAGAATGATGGCTCAGTGGGCGGTAAGCACTACTTCCACTGTAACCCCGGTTATGGAGTACTGGTAAAGCCAGACAGAGTGACCCGCGGCGGGGCCAAACGCAGAcgccagcagcaacagcaaaagAGCCGTAGTGCCAACCTGTCTGGATCCAGTCCGAACCTGGCAGCCCTCACCGCTCTGGCCAAAGGTGAAGCCGGTGCAGCATCAGGCAGccgcagcagcagaggagagaaccGCAAGTCCTGGAACACTTGA